The DNA region AGATATCCTATGACTTTAATTTGGGTTTCTTTATTTGAAAGACAAGTAATATCTTTAATGAGCTTAAGCCCAGGTTGTTTGGCTTCGCTTGATATTCTGACTTTGTTTGACTAATTCTAGTCCGACATGACTAAGATGCCTATAAATGTAACATGTTCCAATCCACATCAGCCTCTCAACTTGTTTGCCTAAACATCACGTGCTATGGCCATTTTGGTCTTTCTTGCCACCTGAAGTGCTGATTGTCTTGGGTCCAGAAAATTATGGTCATACAAAAAGTAATTGATATAAAAGTTACAACATTGAATGAGGCGATGCTCTGAATGAGGGGATGTGATGCTCTCTTTCACCGTCGCAATTAAAGTTTGTGGGTGTTTCGGCACCCTTTAAATGAACAATGATGAGTTAATTTCGCATAATTCATCATTTACTTGCGGGAAAAAGTGGACATTTACATAACCCAACTAAactgaaatttttatttatataatttcaGCTACATTCTCAGTTTTCATGTTTTGCCCACCCCACTTCCGGACGCGATTTGTTGCTTGCTCCACCTGCAATTTGATTTCAATATGAATAAACAATGAAATGCGGAAACGAAAGTTGGAGAGATTCGCAATGAGCTATTGACTAATTACCTCTGTGTTCCAGTTGGTTTTGTAAAGTATAATTAGCAGAAGTATGGTTTGGAGAGCGGTTCCACATATCATGCCTCCCCAAAGGCCCTACAATATCAGTCAAATAACTCATCAAATACTTGGAAATTATACTATTTACAGTCATGTGAGAGTTGCCAAATTAACTTGGGCATcattgaaagaaaaaatgtatataaatttacCATGACTCCCAAATTTGCAACATGGCATAGAAGGTATCCAAGAGGAAGTCCAAAAATGTAGTAACaacccaagtttatataagctACCATTGACTGCCATCCACCTCCAATTGCAACACCTTCACAAAAAAGAAAGCATGGCATCATAATATGCACGCAACGCTTTTGAATATGCATAAACATAGTGACTTTTCAAATTAATACCTGATATTACTGGTTGGACACTATTAAGCAACATAGTTATACCAAGAAGGTATGCTAGTTTAGCGACCGCTTGTTGCAGCTCCTTGTCACTTGTATAAAGTATGGCGAAATAGTCTCTAGTTATTAAAATAAGAACCATGAAAAAAATCCCAAGTATAAGAGATTGAAATATTGTCACATAAACAGAGTATTTGGCTGCTCTGGGATGCCCTAACCCAAGCTCATTAGAGACACGAACACtgcgaaataaaaaaaaacaaattattatTATCACCAAAAATAATTTCAAAGAAGGATCACcaaaaaatgtttcaaagaagcGCGTGGTAATATTCAGAGAACTATTAGTCCAATGTTTCACCTTATTGCGGCGTTTATTCCAACGAACAAGATTCCTTCCCATCCATTGATGTTCATGCTAAGAAAATCCAAaagaggaaaataaaaaaacaaaggagAGAATACTGTTAGAAATAATCACAAGCTAAATTATTGTGTACCATAAAAAGGCGAAAAACTTAATCAGTAAATACGTCACTATGTCAGTATTCTCTAAACTAATAGCGCAAGAAATTGTCTTATGTTTTATTTCTCCAACATGACAACCCGTTATTAAACTGGAATATAGTCACAGTAAAGTACTTGGTCTACAAAAATTCTTCTCCATAAAAAGGTTGAGTTTTAAGATCCAAATTACCAGATGGAAAGAGAGCCAACGGCTATAACTGCATTAGAAAGATGTCCTGTGAGAATGATAATACTCATCATGTACCAAATTTCCAGGCAGAGCATCACAGCAGAGGCAAGGGAAAGTCTTACAAATGCCCAAATCTCCTTGAATGCCAGCCATGAAAATCCAGTCCAACCTTCCCTACACCAACCCATAATATACACAACTTGAGTAATTGCCATCCCCCATCTCGTGACGTTAAATGCCACAGCTGCCCCCGTTGTGCCCCAATCGAACACATAGATGAAGAGCCCTAGCATTCCTATCTCTACGATCAAAGCCAAAACAGCAATCCATGCCAGCACCTTCACCTTCCTCTGAGACTGGAGGAACTTTTGAGTTGGGAAAATTACAGCAAGTGAGAACAGATGGGGGATTATTTGGAGTGAGAATTTTCCGGCTAGATTAGCTATGTCGTCTTCTTGGcccaaccactttagaat from Malus domestica chromosome 01, GDT2T_hap1 includes:
- the LOC103435645 gene encoding protein DETOXIFICATION 35-like; this translates as MEKPLLHTAGDGDVELSYKPLLYEGTNEDYAPVRSFDALRRMFWIETVKLWQIAGSTVITMVCMYGNTAVVVLFAGHLGTIELSAISISLTVISIFSFGVMLGMGSALETLCGQAFGAGQVHMLGIYMQRSCIILFVTNIFLLPTYIFATPILKWLGQEDDIANLAGKFSLQIIPHLFSLAVIFPTQKFLQSQRKVKVLAWIAVLALIVEIGMLGLFIYVFDWGTTGAAVAFNVTRWGMAITQVVYIMGWCREGWTGFSWLAFKEIWAFVRLSLASAVMLCLEIWYMMSIIILTGHLSNAVIAVGSLSICMNINGWEGILFVGINAAISVRVSNELGLGHPRAAKYSVYVTIFQSLILGIFFMVLILITRDYFAILYTSDKELQQAVAKLAYLLGITMLLNSVQPVISGVAIGGGWQSMVAYINLGCYYIFGLPLGYLLCHVANLGVMGLWGGMICGTALQTILLLIILYKTNWNTEVEQATNRVRKWGGQNMKTENVAEII